TCGGGCTTATTGTATTTTCATCAATTTCTTCCAGAGTTTTTTCCAGTTGTTTAATTCGAAAACTGTATTGTTTGCGTTGTACATAGGCTGCAAGGCTAAATCCAATTAAGGCAATGATCCCAAATACAAAATAGTCTTCCATATCTAATGCTCTTATTTCGCCATATTTATAATAGAAATAGAAAATATTACCGCTAATAATAAATAAGAAAACTGATAATGCATTAATATAGGCCGATTTAAAGTAGGATTTTCGGTAATAGTTTATCTCGCTTTCTAATATAGCTCTCAGATTTTCCGTTCCATAATAGGGCTTGGGGATTTTATCTAGTGTTTTGAACTGAAAAATTGCGGTAACTATAACTATAAGAATGGCAATGGAGTTAAATACAGTGATTTTTATATTGCCGTCGAATAAAAATAACAGAACTATGAATGATATACCGATTATAAATTTCAGAATAATATCAATAATTATGCTACGTCTGAACAATGTGTTAATATCGGCAGAACTACTTCTTAGGAAATCCTGAATTTCATCTTTCGATAAATTTCTATTCTCAAACCCTGATTCAGATTTCCATGCAGCTTTATATTTGTTTATATCTTTTTCTGACATGATTATTGGAGGTTTTTAATGATTTCCGCAAGTTTCGCTTTTAGGCGAACCAGTCTGACGCTTACATTTTTCACAGAGATACCAAAAGTTTCGGCAATTTCCTCATAGCTTTTTTCTTCGAGCCACAACAGTACAATCCCCCTTTCAATCTTTTTCAGCTTTGAAATAGCCTGGTACAGTATTTTGACATCTTCCGAAAGCCCAACGGTACATTCAAGGTCAACAGGGATAATTGTGCTTTTATCTGACCTGATCAGGATCTTCTGTTTATTTGTCATCGTAATCGCAGTATTAAGGGCAACACGATACATCCATGTAGAAAAAGCCGACTTTGATTTGAAAGAGGAGTAAGATTTCCACAACTGAAGAATAATTTCCTGATACATATCGTCTTTATCAGCTTTACTCTTGCAATACAGGTAGCATATTTTATGAATAATACCCTGATGCTTATGTGTCAGCTGCAAAAACTCTGCTTCTTTTTTACTATCGTAAGTCATTGAATGTAAGTAGTATTGTTTGCTATCTTAAAGTTAAGTAATAAAATAGAGCTAACATTGCAAGACCGAAGAAAATTAGAATAATAAAGATATTTCTTTCTTTGGATTTGTATTCCACTGTGTTTCCCTGAAATTTCTTTTCCAAAATAATACCGGTTGATATAGCAATTGCTCCGGCAATTGCGCCAATTAAAGCATTAATTCCTGTAAGTGCTACAAATATAATAGCAACTACAGCTCCAACAGCAAATCCGATTAAATAACCGGCACCTTTAAAATATTTTGCTTTATACAACATGATATCGAGCTTTTAAATAATACATCTAAAATGTTAGTCTGACATTAGTGATAAAAACTACAAAATCTGTATATATAAATATATACGACAAAGTATAGGGGAGAGGAGTTTTGGCTTAAATATAAATTTGTGTTAGTACAGCTTGTTATTTATTCTTCTTTACAATTATGTTATTGTCATTTCTATCAGCAAAACCGATATCGGTATTAGTGTTTAATAATTTACTTATTAATGTAGTTGCACTGCCAATTATTGAGTTTAGGTTTTCAATATCCAACTTTGAATATTCATCTCCAACCCTGTGATATTCTCTGAAATTTTTAAAATCGTATGTTGAAATTGTATGGGCAGGGATATTAAATTCCGAATAAAAAGGATAATTATCCGACATGTAAAACAGGTTATAGTAATCATCTGCTCTTTCGTGAACAATAAATTCTTCTTTTAATAATTCGTTTGATTTTTCTGCAAAATCTGTACGCTTATATCCGGTGATATAAACTTTTCCCGGTTTGTCGGTCAAAGTCGAACCGATCATATCGAAGTTTATTACGTACTTCAGTTTTATATTTTGTTTTTTCAGACGTTTTGCCAGATGAGCCGATCCAAGTAACCCGCTTTCTTCACCTGTAAAAAGAGCAACTATTACATGTCGTGAATGATTAGTTTTCTTCAGTTCTTCTGCAATTTTTAAAACAGCCAATACTCCACTTGCATTATCGTTTGCTCCGTTATATACTGAATCGGTTTTTGAGTTTATTTTACCCAGGTGATCTAAATGGGCTCCTATTAATACATATTCATTACTTTGTTTATTACCCGGTAATACACCAACAACATTATATGCTTCTTTGCCTTTTACTTTTAGGGAGTCGCGATATGAATTGTCGAATAACGGTTTTATTTTCATCGTGGCAAGAAAATTTTCTACATATACAGTTGCTTTTTCCATTCCCGGTGAACCGGGTTCTCTACCTTCCAGATCGTCGGAAGAAAGGTGTTTTATCAGCTCTTCATTACTGATAGCTGTAGTGTTGGATAATTGGTTATTTGTTTCCGTATTAAAGCGGGTTGTACTACAACCTGCCAGTAATAGAATAAAACTGATAAAGGATAAGTATTTCATAGATTAGAATTTGGGGATTAAATATTCTTTGGGTTTATTTAATATTTCTGGTAAAATTATCAATAAAAATATGCAATGTAAAAAACTTTGCATAACTCTGAGTATATTATACCATCTACAAGTTAAATCTACCGCAATAAAACCGAATATTTTTACCTTATTCATCAAAATAAAATTTAACCGTAGCGCTGCTATGCTGAAATTTTCTTTTTCAACTAAGGCAAAAATCTCCTACTTTATTTTGCAGTAAATTTAAAGTGTAAATGGTATTATTGAGATCTCCGGGTTCAGGAATTGCTAATTTTTACTTCTTAAATTTTTTGAGAAAATTTCATTTGTACTGAGCTGTGTCATACGTTTAATTGATGATAGCATATAGCGGAAGATAAATATCATTATTATAATTGACGGTACAGCAATTACCGGAAAGCTAAGCATAGTCATTTTACCTACTTCTTCGTTAAATTCTATTGTTCCGGGCATACTTTGTACAATTATTTTAGCTAGAAAATAGTTTAATACTGCAGAGAAAATGAAAGATGATGCCAGCAGTAAGTTTGCATTTTTGAGCGTTGAATTTAATTCTGATTTAAGACCTTCTCCGCTTATAATCACTTCAATTCTGTCGGTATCCAATAATTCATTTGTATAAATAAATTTATTGATCAGTTGCCATGATCTGTTAGTTGATATAACAACCACCAAAGCAATTATTAAAGGGATAGCAGCTTCCTTAACTGCAAACCAATGCGGCGGAACATGAAATAACCCTATTAATCCTGATAATAAAACTCCCACAAAACCAATTACCGAAATAAAACTCTTCTGCTTTAAAATTAACATTTCGTATAAGCCGTA
This Bacteroidota bacterium DNA region includes the following protein-coding sequences:
- a CDS encoding RNA polymerase sigma factor, with protein sequence MTYDSKKEAEFLQLTHKHQGIIHKICYLYCKSKADKDDMYQEIILQLWKSYSSFKSKSAFSTWMYRVALNTAITMTNKQKILIRSDKSTIIPVDLECTVGLSEDVKILYQAISKLKKIERGIVLLWLEEKSYEEIAETFGISVKNVSVRLVRLKAKLAEIIKNLQ
- a CDS encoding VC0807 family protein, whose amino-acid sequence is MDKKKSNQLYNILFNIVIPILILNNLSKEEYFGPVYGLVIALLFPLIYGLYEMLILKQKSFISVIGFVGVLLSGLIGLFHVPPHWFAVKEAAIPLIIALVVVISTNRSWQLINKFIYTNELLDTDRIEVIISGEGLKSELNSTLKNANLLLASSFIFSAVLNYFLAKIIVQSMPGTIEFNEEVGKMTMLSFPVIAVPSIIIMIFIFRYMLSSIKRMTQLSTNEIFSKNLRSKN
- a CDS encoding M20/M25/M40 family metallo-hydrolase; amino-acid sequence: MKYLSFISFILLLAGCSTTRFNTETNNQLSNTTAISNEELIKHLSSDDLEGREPGSPGMEKATVYVENFLATMKIKPLFDNSYRDSLKVKGKEAYNVVGVLPGNKQSNEYVLIGAHLDHLGKINSKTDSVYNGANDNASGVLAVLKIAEELKKTNHSRHVIVALFTGEESGLLGSAHLAKRLKKQNIKLKYVINFDMIGSTLTDKPGKVYITGYKRTDFAEKSNELLKEEFIVHERADDYYNLFYMSDNYPFYSEFNIPAHTISTYDFKNFREYHRVGDEYSKLDIENLNSIIGSATTLISKLLNTNTDIGFADRNDNNIIVKKNK